In Acanthopagrus latus isolate v.2019 chromosome 6, fAcaLat1.1, whole genome shotgun sequence, the genomic window GTTGCAGGTTGTTGGTTTCACGTAGTGGACTAACTTTAGCGACTGTTGCTCCAACCTGAGTCCTACACAAAgtaatccacagtccagcagcatcaaacaACAATCAACTTGTGCAATGACTTCTATAGAGGACTGCGACAGACGGGAAAGTCTAATTTTTCATGTCACGTAAaaaatctgctcacatatggccaataaaaaagtgattaataacatgtaaattgctacacAAAGTCCAACAGTGATATGTTAGACAACAGAGTTCAGCCAGTTCAGCATTGTTTGTGGACGTTCCTCTCctgtttcaaaatgacaaagcCTCCATGCACAACGCCAGGTCCATAAAGAAATAGATGTCCCAGTTTGGTGTGGACCGACTGTTCTGCTCAGAAAtctgacctcaaccccatccATCACCTTTGGGATGAGCTGGAATGGAGACTGTGAGCCGGAGGTGATCACCCATCATCAGAGTTGGACTTCACTAATGCCCTCATGGCAGAAGAGAAGCAAATCCCTGCAGCTAAATCATTCTCTCAggagagcttgtgtgtgtgtgtgtgtctctctctctctctatatatatatatatatatatatatatatatatatatatatatatatatatatatatatacatatatatatatatatatatatatatatatatatatatatatatacatatatatatatatacatatatatatatatatatatatatatatatatatatatatatatatatatatatatatatatatatatatatatatatatatatatatatatatatatatatatattacgTGCATGAATTTCAGCAGAGATGTGCTTGTTTAATACCTGGTGACAGATGGACAGGTGGACCGTCCGTCTCTCTGTGTAACAAATACCAGCGGGTTGTTTTAGCAGAACAGTCGTCAGGTTACCTGCCagaagttttaaaaacagtcacacacacacgtacacaaatcTCAGGTGATTAGAAGCAGACACATCGCCAAACTAAACTTTTGCGACAGTTAAACTTAAACATTATTGACCTTGGAAATGATATTTTTTCCCGAAAATCGACTAGATTTATTCCTCTGCAGCTTTTTCCCAATTTAACttttgaaaaacagagaataaagAAAGCAAATGGTTTGGATCACTTTAATCTTCTTCTAATTCtttaccttcttcttcttgaggaCATTTGTACAAGTTCTGGTGTTTCAGTCAACCTATTATGCAAGCCAAATGTAAGTTTGGAAGAGGATTGTTGGCGTGTTGTGTTAAAAGGGGAAAGGTTGAGGCAAAGTAAGGATAGGAGGAGGGGAgcggaaaagaaaacagagtgagaCAGCTGAAACAGATAAAGGAGGCGAAAAGACTAAAAGTTTGTagagccgaggaggaggagatgaagaattGAGTGTTTGGGCGACAGATAAGAGTGTTTGTCAGTactgtaatgatgatgtcactgggtGGGCCAATGAGATCATCCACCCTGCACGTGTGGTGCGAGTGTGTGCGTTCACTCCCTTCTCGTCCTCCCACAGAGAAAAgttcaaaacaacaactgttCTTTATCGTCCAACACTTCTTCACATGTCTCAATAATCAACATCGCTTCAGACTCGGTGTCGTAcgatgtttctgttttcctctgtcgCCACACCTGCTCAGTTCGGTGTCGGCTCAGTTCTTTGAGGTTAGACTTAAACTTTCACCCACATCTCATCAGCAGCTTTCTTTGGATAAGCTCATCTAGAAGTCATGATTATTTAAAAGTCAAGAATGAACTTTCACGCTCAGTTTGTGGTTCATGATTTAATCAGGAATTCACTTGCAATGATGTCAAAACTTGTCACTTCAAATTCACGTCTTTATTGCATGAGGTAAAGTTTTATATTTCCTCATCAGGTACAGAGGAACTAAATCGACTCAGGTCTGTCTGTTATTGAGGAAACCAGAGTGGACCTTGGTCCACCTAAATTACATGTCTAGAAACTTTTCTGTGGTCTGTCTGTGGGACTCAGCCCTAAAACCACTTCTTCAAACtaaacacatctttaaaaatgagtCACAAATATAAAAGTTTCATTTTCGAAAACATGTGGTCATTGTAGTTTCTAAATGTTGCCTCAAAAGGAGGAAATAGAGCAATTGTTGGAGACtatttgtgtttctatttttttttatcatctttagATCTTGTTGGGCTGTTGTGACCTCTGATCTCTGACACACTCACTGTTTGGTTGCTTATAGTCCTGAAACTTCATCACCTCACAGGATAAGTTTATATAAATGATATGAATGTATgacatcattgtgtttttgctgtttctgcCACACAGATGTCAGTAAAGCAGAGTGCGGGaggtgcagcagtgtgtctcgTTTGTGACGGGAGCTGCTCTGGATTCCAGCCACATTCTTGGAGGTACGACCTGTcgccttttttttaaaatttttttttttatttcaagataaatTAAAggcaaagaaacacagcaacaggagtgagaagaaaaagaacgGAAAGTGCTGAATACAGTCCTGGTGGTTTCTCCACTTCTCCCTCGCTCCTTCTCGGCTCTTAAAGGAACATGTTCGTGGTTTTGCATATTTTAGCCAATTGACTGAGGACGCTGGCTGAATAAGCACTGCAATGAAACAGTATCTATTCTGATATTATAATAGACAGTAACAGACAGTTTTTACTGCTCACACACTTTCTAAAACTCCAAACACAAACCACTTAAGTTAAAGTAAGCTGGTCATGTGACATTCATTACTATGTCTCATTACTAAAtgccttcttcctctcctcctgctcttcttcaCTGATCTGCTGCACAGGAAAGCCTGTATCACCTGCGGCTGCAGCACGGCCGACCACGCTCCTGGAGGCGACGTTGAAGATGACCAGCGAATGGGACGCCTGCTCGCAGACTCACCCTGCGCCCATTTGACAGCGAAGGTTAAAGGAGGCGGTGGCCTTCGCATGTACAAGAGGAACCGCATGATCGTGACCAATCCTGTGGTGTCGCGTAAGGACCCGACCTTCAACACCACCACGTATGATTGGGCGCCGCCCGGCCTCAACCAGACACTGGTGAGGATCAGTGTGAAGTACAGGAGGTTGGTGGTTCGTATGAAGCTGCAGTCTGTTGGTCTGTGTCAGctaaaaaagtcacattttactGACCAGCTATGCTGCTGAGATCTGATGACACAATGTTGGTTATTCTGACTCATGGGATGAAGGTTTATGGTAGGAAGCAGCCGTTGGGTGCCGATATCAGGCTGtattctcctccttcctctgagtCTGAAAATGGCAAGTTAGATAACCCTAATAATGAATGAACTTCAACCAGCGGGATTCAGCCAGTTGTCTCTTCCCCACATGCCAAAACAAGTTTCTGCTGATTTTTATCCCCCTATACTGGACTAAGAGTTGGTGCATCTTGACTCTTCTACAGCACTGTGCTGGATAGATCTTCTCCAAAAATTtacaaaacaagcacacaaatgAATCAGGCTTTAAAACAGACTCACAAATTAAACACGTGATCTTaaactttttttgtctgtgaaaaCTCAAGCAAATGTTTAAACCAGAGCCCAGACTTAGTCTAGATTTTAACAGAATCAGTTTGGTTTATTCTTATTTCTACTCTTTTCTTTATAAAGAAGGCAGAGTGGACCGAGTGCAgtcgagcagcagcaggtccaaAAACAGCATATATGGCAAATTGTCCCATTAGTTTTACCCCCGTTACAGACAAAGGCTGTGAACCAGTCCtcacaaacacaattaaaacgCATGGCTAAACTCTGATCAACACAAATATTCTGTTGTCGACATGTAAAACTAAATAACTCCCATCCTGAAGGTTTACCACTTGGATTTAACACTTCACTCGTCAGTTATTACAGTTTAGTTTCTGCAGCCTTCTCTGCATGTCGAGCAGTCCACACCGTCTGGTTTCCATTAAATGAAACTCAAGTATGTTTCAGGTTTCACAACCTACAATTATCAGGATGACAGTGATTACTGAGCCCTGTGGTGCGGCAGCAGAGTCACGGGGGACATTACTGTGGTTGAACTTGTAGAGACAGATCCAACACTGAGGACTGCTCTCCAGATCTTCAGcgtgttgtttgtttcatccaACAGTTATTTATTGTGCTGTGAAATGATCACTGCAACACGTAGAGCGTGCTGGTGCAGCTGTGGACTGTTTGTCACTGTCTCACTCTGGTGAAGTCATCTgataacacacagatgtgtcaCTAACAACACCTGGACAGAGTGACGACAACTAATACAGACTCTTATGTTATCAAGCCATCTGAGCTACAGGCAGGCGATAACATGTCTAATATATCTGATTTATGTACTTTAAACTGCTGCGATAGTAATATGTTACTTGCTAAAGTATTTAAAAGCAATGCCCCTGCTCCCCCTCAGGCCATGCAGTACATGGAGCTCATCCCAGAGAGTCAGCGTCCGGTCTCGGGGACAGTCGGAGCATTGGAGCGTCGCAGGCAGCTCTTCAGTCAGCTCCCCGTCTACGATCAGGACCCCATGAAGTGTCAGAGCCTCgccagtgaggaggaggtgggcaACAACATGGGAATCATGCTAACACTAGCTTGATTAGCTCACTAGTTATGTACACATTAGTTTGCTGTGTTACAAATCAGTTTGGATTCAGACCTCTCTTACCAATTGCCAAATAACTGTCAGCTGTCAAGCTAAAGTGAGGTCCCTAACCCTAAACTTAACCCCAAGTTGACATTAATCTTTTATTTGTCCTGTATCTTCTTGCAGATCTCCTCTATGCTGCTGTTTGTGAAGCAATACAAACAGGAGGTGCTGGGAGTCGGGGAGGTGGCCTTACCCGGTGAGGGCGGAGCTCTGAGGGAAGCGGCCATTCAGAGGACAGCAAAGGAGGCCAAGGAccgcagcaacagcaacaagaaGGAGGCTCTGGACCACGGGAACCACGGCTCGACCAACCTCAGCACCGCTGCCGCTGCTGGTTCCACTAACGGAACAAATGACAGCACGAAGTCTGAATATGTAAGAGTTCCTTAATGTCACACAGAATGAACTACCAGTCCCGCCCAACTCGTCCTCCttttgtcagaaaatgtttttaacgGGACTAAAAGTTCCCGTAAACCTCACTGTATTGTTTCAGTAGTTTGGTACACGACCTTCTTTCACTTTcatcctctgtcctccagcGCTGTACTGGTTGCCAAGGTGAGGTTGCCAAGGACACTCCAGCTGTCCACGCTGAGCGTGCAGGTTACCATGGCGCCCTGTGGCATCCCACCTGCTTCAAATGTTCAGAGTGTGGCCAGGGATTGGTGGACCTGGTCTACTTCTGGTCCAATCAGAAGCTGTTATGCGGAAGACACTATTGTGAGACGGTCTGGCCGCGGTGCTCGGGCTGTGATGAGGTgagatgacatcacttcctggaGACACGAGTAATATCAGAACTAGATCGACTCTGAGAGGACAGAACTGTGAACAGACATTGTTGAATCATAAGGATTTTTGTGTTCCTCTGACTAATTCTTAGTTTAGAAAAGTAACCACATACCATAACGCCAACCCACAGAACACTGTAATATGttttacaaacactgaataacGTTTATCTGTactgtttgatttaattatctcctctctgtcctcccatTTGTCCCCTATCCATTCTTTTCCCTCAGCTGATCTTCTGCCAGTCGTTTCACTCGACAAAAGATGGACGGACGTGGCATCAACATCATTACTGCTGCTGGAAGTGTGGCCAAAGCCTGGATACACCCTGTCAGCACTGAGACACACAGCGCACAACTCAACACTATATGGTTTTAAGGAGTTTAAGCACAGCGGAGACAGTGAATGCAATTAAAATCATAGACAAAAATATTATTACAGTAAATATTGACAGTGAGTGGTTGgcttgttttatataaaacaaaagagCTAAGTACCAGATAAATTATAGCAAATGTGTTTGGTTGAcgtttaatattcacaatactGAATCTTACAAAGAAAGTACGTCCAGTTGATATATTGATGTTTAAAATACTTAAGCCAACTAACTGGCATTGAAGTACTCAGAGACTTGTTGAGTTTGAGCCTACTGGTGTTTCAAGCACTTGATGAAATGTTTAGTTGACACAAAAGTGTTTAAAGTACTTAAAGAATCATTTGTTTGACTTATTAGCACTTAAAGCTCTGACAGTGACCGGAGCCAGATGTGCTGGTTTCATCCTGCACAAACTGCAGTTTACAGGACGAAGAGCCAAACCTGACAGATTAGGAAACAAATGAgacaatgatgaaaacaaaaaaagaaggaagagaaataaatgtatctgtaaacacaacaactcTCAACTCAAGGTCCTTCTTGAACCTTGAACCAGGTTCCAGACATTTCAACCAGCCTGCATCAGCAGTTATTACAGAAGTGTTGATGTTCAAAGTCATTAATCactgttatttgttattttctgtcccATGTCGGGTCAAGAGTCAAGCTTGAAACTACATTCTTGACCTTGTTTGATAAAACAGCCTCGACTTGTGGTACAAGCTTGGGAACTTTTTGCACCATCTTTATCATTTGGAAAGGTTTCAACATCTACATCATCAACATCGACATCTCTGTGTCGACTAATTCCATCTGCAGGGGTCATGAAGAGACTCAAGGAtagattatatttattttactcataTCATGGGATTAATTTTGTCCTGGACAAAGAGTTTTCTCAGCTTTTCTGATCCTCCCATGTCATGAAGTTACTTACTTTTGGAGTCATGAAAGTTTTAGTAGCAGGTCCATGAAGGGTCCATAAAACCTGATTATTTTGAATCGGTCG contains:
- the lmcd1 gene encoding LIM and cysteine-rich domains protein 1 isoform X1, which translates into the protein MTSIEDCDRRMSVKQSAGGAAVCLVCDGSCSGFQPHSWRKACITCGCSTADHAPGGDVEDDQRMGRLLADSPCAHLTAKVKGGGGLRMYKRNRMIVTNPVVSRKDPTFNTTTYDWAPPGLNQTLAMQYMELIPESQRPVSGTVGALERRRQLFSQLPVYDQDPMKCQSLASEEEISSMLLFVKQYKQEVLGVGEVALPGEGGALREAAIQRTAKEAKDRSNSNKKEALDHGNHGSTNLSTAAAAGSTNGTNDSTKSEYRCTGCQGEVAKDTPAVHAERAGYHGALWHPTCFKCSECGQGLVDLVYFWSNQKLLCGRHYCETVWPRCSGCDELIFCQSFHSTKDGRTWHQHHYCCWKCGQSLDTPCQH
- the lmcd1 gene encoding LIM and cysteine-rich domains protein 1 isoform X2; this translates as MSWNGDCEPEMSVKQSAGGAAVCLVCDGSCSGFQPHSWRKACITCGCSTADHAPGGDVEDDQRMGRLLADSPCAHLTAKVKGGGGLRMYKRNRMIVTNPVVSRKDPTFNTTTYDWAPPGLNQTLAMQYMELIPESQRPVSGTVGALERRRQLFSQLPVYDQDPMKCQSLASEEEISSMLLFVKQYKQEVLGVGEVALPGEGGALREAAIQRTAKEAKDRSNSNKKEALDHGNHGSTNLSTAAAAGSTNGTNDSTKSEYRCTGCQGEVAKDTPAVHAERAGYHGALWHPTCFKCSECGQGLVDLVYFWSNQKLLCGRHYCETVWPRCSGCDELIFCQSFHSTKDGRTWHQHHYCCWKCGQSLDTPCQH